In the genome of Hydrogenophaga sp. PBL-H3, the window GCACGACCTTGACGACGTTGGGATTCAGGAAGTCGGCCACCTGATCGATGGCGTGAGCCGCAGTGCTCATGACGCAATCGGTCCGGGCTTGCAAGTGGGCCGCCACGGCATTGATGAGTTCGGGATCGATCAGGGGCTCGTCGCCCTGCACATTGACCACCACCTCGCCGTCGGGCAAGCCCAGCAGGGCGCAGGCCTCGGCCAGCCGGTCGCTTCCGCTGGGGTGGTCGTTGCGGGTGAGGATGGACTCGACGCCGTGCGCCTTGCAGGCCTCGACGATGCGCACGTCGTCGGCCGCCACCACGCACATGCGCGCGCTGCTGAGCTGCGCTTGTCGGGCCACGCGAACGACCATGGGCAGGCCCGCGATGTCGGCCAGGGGTTTGTCGGGCAGGCGGGTGGAGGCCAGGCGAGCAGGGATCAGAACCGTGAAGCCGCACGACTGCTCGGGTGCGCTCATGGCAGGGGCGTGGGCGCGTTGGGCCTTGCGGCTTCTTCTTCCGTCAGGGGTCGTGCTTCATGCTCCAGCAAGATCGGGATGCCGTCGCGCACCGGATAGGCCAGACGCGCGCTTCGGGAGAGCAGTTCCTGGCTCTCGCGGTTGAAGATCAGGGGCCCTTTGGTGACGGGGCAGACCAGCAGTTCGAGCAGTTTGGTGTCCATCTCGCGATGATAGTCGCGCGGGTAGCCCGTGGTGCCGGTTCAGGGCGCGTGCTTGAGGCCTTCGAGGCGGTCGTCGAGCGCGTTGAAGAAGGCTGGCTCCGGCGTCATTTCGAGGGGCACGGCCCAGGCCTGCGGACGCAGGGCGGGTTGAACCCGGGCCAGCAGGGGGAACAACTTGATGGCATCCTTTTCGGTGCAGATCACGGTGCGCGCGGGGTCCTGGATCAAGGCTGTGTAGCCGGTCGCATCGGCGTGGTCGGGCAGGCCCAGTTCCAGCTCGGGTTGCACGCCTGCCGCATGCAACATGTCGAAAAACACCGAGGGCCTGGCGATGCCAGCCACGGCGGTCAGGCGGTGGCTGCGCAGTTCGTGCAGTGGCATGCGTTCTCCAGCAGGACCCACGGCCTGTGCGGCAAGCCGCCGTGTGGCGCTGAACGCCGTTGCGCCTGGGGCGCTCGTCAGTGGCGGCGCGGGCGCATCTTCGCGGTGCTGGTGCAGCACCAGATCTGCCGTCGGGCTGTCACTGGCGCGGCGGGGCCACGCTTCGCGCAGCAAGCCGGCTGGCAGCAGCCAGCCGTTGCCTGTGCCGCGGTCGTCGAACACGACGATCTGCACGTCGCGGTGCAAGGCCCAATGTTGCAGGCCGTCGTCACACACGATGATGTTCACCTCGGGATGCTTGCCCACCAGAGCGTTGGCTGCGGCCACCCGGTTGGCCGCCACACAGACTGGAGCGCCCGTCCGACGCCGGATCAGGGCGGGTTCGTCGCCACTGTCCTCGGGTGGCGTATCGGGCCGGAGTTCGACAACCGCCTGGCTGTGCCGCCCATGCCCGCGTGAAACCACACCGGGTTGCCAGCCTTGGGCTTGCAGGTGGTTGACGACCGCGATCACCGTGGGCGTCTTGCCCGCGCCGCCCACCACCACATTGCCGATCACGATCACCGGCAGTTTGATGCGGTGAGCCTTGAAGACGCCGGCTGCGTACAGGCCGCGGCGCATAGCCATCAGGCCCCCGTACACCAGCGAGACCGGCCATAGCAGGCAGGCCAGCCAACTGCGCTGTCGCGAATGCACCAACCACAGCGCCTGCCAGCGGGACTGCCTCATCGGCCTGCGGTCGACAGTCTGCCTGTCAGGGCTTGCCACGGGCTGCGGCGGCGCCCGTCTGCTGGGTGGCGAACGTGATCTGCGCCAGGCCTGCGCGGCGGGCTGCGTCCATCACGTTGATGACCGACTGGTGGGTGGCTGTGGCGTCAGCGCTGATGATGATCACGGTCTCTGCGTTGCCTTGCGACGCTTGGCTCAAGACGCTGGTGAGCAGTTCGACGCTGGCGCTCTCCAGAACCTGCCGGTTGATCGAGTAGCGCCCGTCGCTGCCGACGGCCACAACGACTTCCTGTGTGTTGGTCTTGGGTGCCTGGGCATCGGCCACCGGCAGGTTCACCTTGAGTTCGGTGAACTTGCTGTAGGTGGTGGTGAGCATCAGGAAGATGAGCACCACCAGCAGGATGTCGATGAACGGGATCAGGTTGATCTCGGGTTCGTCGCGCGAGCCGGGACGGAAGTTCATGGCGTCAGTGTTTGCGCAGACTCAGCAGATGGCGCGCAAAACGCTCCGCTGCCAACTCCAGGCTCAGCAGGTAGTCGTCGACCCGAGCACGGAAGTAGCGCCAGAAGATCAACGCGGGGATCGCCACGATCAGGCCGAAAGCCGTGTTGTAGAGGGCAATCGAAATGCCCTGGGCCAGTTGGGCCGGGTCACCCACGCCGGGCACCACGCCAGCACCCTGTGCGCCCTGGGATCCAAAGATCTCGATCATGCCGATGACCGTGCCGAGCAGACCGAGCAGCGGAGCGGCCGATGCGATGGTGGCCAGCGCGCCGAGGTAGCGTTGCAACTGCGCTGCGGCCTGGCGACCGGCGCCCTCCAGGCTGGAGCGCAAGTCGTCTTCGCTGGCGCGCGGGTTGCTGTTGAAGGTACGAAAGCCGCTGGCGAGCACGGTGCCGAGCACGGAGTTCTGTTCGAGCTGGGTCACCACGTCGGGCCCGGGCACGCCGTTGCGCGAAACCATGATGGCTTCATCCAGCAGTTTGGGGGGGAATATCTTGGCTGTTTTGAGACTGACGAATCGTTCGATGACGAGGGCCAGTCCGATGACGGAACAGAGGATCAGAGGCCAGATGGGCCATCCGGCGGCTTGTATGATGGAAAGCAAGTCTGGGCTCCAGGCGGGTGCCGCTGAGTCGCGCGGCTCGTGACAGTGCGGCGATTATGTCTCAGGGGTGGCACCCGCCCCGCGAAATGGCCTCGACCCCCGTGTCCATTCATCGATGCCCAGCGCCGACTTCGTGCACAGATTCTGTGGATAACTTTGTGAAGAACCCGGCGCGCAAGTGTCCCGAGCCCGCGCAGGGCCTCGGTTTTGACAAAACGATCAGCAAACAGGCAGTGCAAAACGCTTCTGAATCAATGCGCTATCCGCCCCAGCCTGTCCACGCATGCCTTCCGCATTCGATCACCAGCGCTGGTGCGGTCTGTGGACACATTTGCCCGGGAGACGCCCGTGGCTGAGCTGTTTCAAGGGTTGGATGCCCCGTCGGCGGGCCGTGTATGGGCAGTTGGCCCGCTCATGCGTGCCGTGGCGGACACCTTGGCCGCGCGGTTCAATCCGGTGGCGGTGCGTGGTGAGATTTCCGGTTTCTCGCGCGCGGCCAGCGGCCATTGTTATTTTTCCTTGAAGGACGAAACCGGACAGGTGCGTTGTGCCATGTTCCGGCGCTCGGCCGAGCAGCTCACGTTCGCCCCGCGCGATGGACAACTCGTGCAGGCCCGCGGCAAGCTTGACGTGTATGGCGCGCGTGGCGAACTGCAACTGATCGTGGACACCTTGCAGCCGGCGGGGCAGGGCGCGCTGTTTGAGCAGTTTCTTCGGCTCAAGGCGCAGCTGGAGGCTGAGGGCCTGTTCGAGTCGGCGCGCAAAAGGCCCCTGCCACCCCAGCCGCGCAGCATCGGTGTGGTCACTTCGCTGGGGGCCGCCGCATTGCGCGACGTGGTCACCGCCCTCCAGCGGCGGGTACCGCATCTGCCCGTGGTGATCTATCCGGCGTCGGTGCAGGGCCCCCAGGCGCCCGCCGAGCTGTGCGCGGCCCTGCAGACGGCCTACCGGCGCCACGCGCAGACGGGTGAGAGCGAGGTGTTGCTGCTGGTGCGAGGCGGCGGATCGCTGGAGGACCTCTGGTCGTTCAACGATCCCGAACTGGTTCGCATGGTGTCGCGTGCTCCGATGCCGGTGGTGTGTGGTGTCGGGCACGAGACCGATTTCACCCTGGCCGACTTTGTGGCGGACTTGCGGGCGCCCACGCCCACCGCGGCGGCGGAGCTGTGCGCCCCGGCGCGCGAGCAACGCCTGGGTGAACTCGACTACCTGCAGGAGCGGCTGGGCGCGGCCGCCTTTGCCATCGTTGACCAACGCGGTCAGCGTCTGGACCGGCTGGCGCAGCGCATGGGGCGTCCGTCTGTGCGCCTGCACGACAGCCTGCAACAACTCAACCGTTTGCAGCACCGGTTGCAAAGCGGCTGGATGCTGAGCACGCAACAGCGTCGCAACCGGCTGCAGGTCCTGCAAGGGGAAATGCCGAGCGCCTTGCAACGTTCGTTCCGCCAGCAGCAGCAGCGGTTGCAGCGGTGCGAGCTCGCGCTGGGCTTGCTCGACCCCCAGCTGGTGCTGGAGCGCGGCTATGCATTTCTCACCGACCAGCAAGGCCTGGCGGTGACGCGGGCGGCCCAGGTGCAACCCGGCCAGGCACTGGGTGCAACACTGGCCGATGGCACTTTGACCGTGCGCGTGGAAGACATCCTTCAGAAACCCTGACACCATCGATGCACAAACGCGTGCCTACAATGGCCGGCTGATCGCAGGGGCACCCAGCCCGGCGGCAAGTCATTCAACAACAGCACTCACGAGGAACCCCATGGAACACACCCTGCCCGCATTGCCCTACGCCCTGGACGCCCTGGCTCCCCACTACAGCCGCGAAACGCTGGAGTTCCACCACGGCAAGCACCACAACGCCTATGTGGTCAACCTCAACAACCTGCAAAAAGGCACCGAGTTCGAAGCCATGGACCTCGAGTCCATCGTCAAGAAATCCAGCGGGGGCATCTACAACAATTCCGCACAGATCTGGAACCACACCTTCTTCTGGAACTGCATGAAGCCCAACGGCGGCGGTGAGCCGTCCGGCGCGCTGGCCGCAGCCATCACCGCGAAGTGGGGCAGCTACGCCGCGTTCAAGGAAGCTTTCGTGAAGTCCGCCGTGGGCAACTTCGGCTCGGGCTGGACCTGGTTGGTGAAGAAGGCCGACGGTTCGGTCGACATCGTCAACATGGGCGCCGCCGGCACCCCGCTGACCACCGGCGACAAAGCCCTGCTGACCGTGGACGTGTGGGAGCACGCCTACTACATCGACTACCGCAATGCCCGTCCCAAGTTCGTGGAAACCTTCCTCGACAAATTGGTGAACTGGTCGTTTGCCGAAGCCAATTTCGCCTGAAGCAGCGCATCCTGCTCACTGGGCTCGAAGGGCAACCTTCGGGCCCTTTTTGTTGGCCGTGCACAGGAAAAGAATGCAGAAATTTCATTCTGATTTTTGCATCGTGAGATAGCGGTTCAAAAAACGGGGCTTCACGGATCGCTTGGAAAGCAAAATCAAGGCTGGCCTGATCTGACTCTCCGGCATACCCTGCACAGGACAGTCAAACGAGCCATACCCCAACAATTTTGGAGATACGCGATGAGCAGCCAGCAACCCACCATCATTTACACCCTGACGGACGAAGCCCCTTTGCTGGCGACCAGCGCGTTCCTGCCCATCATCCGCACCTTCGCGGCGCCGGCCGGCATCCACGTGGCCACCAGCGACATCTCGGTGGCCGCCCGCGTGCTCGCCGCCTTCCCCGAGTGCCTGACCGAAGCTCAGCGTGAGCCCGACAACCTGGCTGAACTTGGCAAGCTGACTTTCAAGCCTGAAGCCAACATCATCAAGTTGCCCAACATCAGTGCGTCTGTGTCGCAACTGGTGGCCTGCATCAAGGAACTGCAGGCCAAGGGTTACCAGATTCCGGATTACCCCGAGAACCCGAAGACCGAAGAAGAGAAGGCCCTGCGCGCGCGCTATGCCAAATGCACCGGCAGTGCCGTCAACCCGGTCTTGCGCGAAGGCAACTCGGACCGCCGTGCACCCAGGGCAGTGAAGGAATATGCCCGCAAGAACCCACACAGCATGGGCGAGTGGAGCCAGGCCTCGCGTTCGCACGTGTCGCACATGCACGCGGGCGACTTCTACCACGGTGAAAAGTCCATCACGCTGGACAAGGCGCGCGATGTGAAGATGGAGCTGGTCACCAAGAGCGGCAAGACCATCGTGCTCAAGCCCAAGGTGTCCTTGCTTGACCGCGAAATCATCGACTCCATGTTCATGAGCAAGAAGGCCTTGCTGGACTTCTACGAAAAAGAGATCGAGGACGCCCACAAGACCGGCGTGATGTTCTCGCTGCACGTCAAGGCCACCATGATGAAGGTGTCGCACCCCATCGTGTTCGGTCATTGCGTGAAGATCTTCTACAAGGACGCCTTCGAAAAGCACGGCAAGCTGTTTGACGAACTGGGTGTCAACGTCAACAACGGCATGGTCGACCTGTACAACAAGATCGCCACGCTGCCGCAGTCCAAACAGGACGAAATCAAGCGCGACTTGCACGCCTGCCACGAAGGCCGTCCCGAACTCGCGATGGTCGATTCGGCCAAAGGCATCACCAACTTCCATTCGCCCAACGACGTGATCGTGGATGCCTCCATGCCCGCCATGATCCGCAACAGCGGCAAGATGTGGGGCGCTGACGGCCGCCTGAAAGATGTGAAGGCGGTGATGCCCGAGTCGACTTTTGCCCGCATCTACCAGGAGATCATCAACTTCTGCAAATGGCACGGCGCTTTCGACCCCAAGACCATGGGCACCGTGCCCAACGTGGGCCTGATGGCACAGCAGGCCGAGGAATATGGCTCGCACGACAAGACCTTCGAGATCACCGAAGACGGTGTCGCCAACATCACCGACCTCGCCACCGGCGAAGTCCTGCTCAGTCAGAACGTGGAGCAGGGCGACATCTGGCGCATGTGTCAGGTCAAGGACGCCGCGATCCGCGACTGGGTGAAGCTAGCCGTGAGCCGTGCGCGCAACTCGGGCATGCCGGTGGTGTTCTGGCTCGACCAGTACCGTCCGCACGAAGCGCAGATGATCACCAAGGTCAAGATGTACCTTCACGAGCACAACACCGCTGGCCTGGACATTCAAATCATGAGCCAGGTTCGTGCCATGCGCTACACGCTGGAGCGCGTGGCTCGCGGGCTGGACACCATCAGCGCTACCGGCAACATCCTTCGCGACTACCTCACCGACCTGTTCCCCATCATGGAACTGGGCACCAGTGCCAAGATGTTGTCCATCGTGCCGCTCATGGCCGGTGGCGGCATGTACGAAACGGGTGCCGGCGGCTCGGCGCCCAAGCATGTGCAGCAGCTGGTGGAAGAGAACCACCTGCGCTGGGATTCACTGGGTGAGTTCCTGGCGCTGGCGGTGTCGTTGGAAGACCTGGGCCTGAAGACCGGCAATCTGCAGGCCAAGGTGCTGGCCAAAACGCTGGACGCCGCCACCGGCAAGCTGCTGGACAACAACAAGAATCCCTCGCCCAAGACCGGCCAGCTCGACAACCGGGGCAGCCAGTTCTACCTGGCGTTGTACTGGGCGCAGGAACTTGCCGCGCAGGCAGACGACGCTGCGTTGGCTGCCAAGTTCGCCCCCCTGGCCAAGCAACTTGCCGACAACGAGCAGACCATCGTGGCCGAGCTGGCGGCCGTGCAGGGCAAGCCAGTGGACATCGGTGGTTACTACAGGCCCGACTTCGACAAGCTTGAAGCCGTCATGCGCCCCAGCAACACCTTCAACGCTGCGCTGGCATCGGTCCAGGCCTGACGCGACGCCTGGACGTGGAATGAAGCGGCCTACCGGGCAAACGGTGGGCCGCTCAGCTTGGCGCCGGCCTTGAGGCCACGCTTGTCAAACCAGCCCTTGTTCATCTCCAGCACAAAGCGCACCGGCTTGGCCGAGCAGTGCGATGTCAAGGTCTGCGGCTGCATGTCGGCGAGGTTGACGATGGTGCCGTCGTCAGCCACGAAGGCCGCCGTGAGCGGGAGCAGGGTGTTCTTCATCCAGAAGCACTGTTCCGAAGCCTGCTCGAACGCAAACAGCATGCCTTCGTTGCTTGGCATTTCCTTGCGGTGCATGAGGCCGACCGCGCGCTCTTGCGGGGTTGCCGCCACCTGGGCCTGGATCAGGTGCATGCCGGCTGCCAACGTGACCCGTGGCAACTGGAGCTGTGGGGTTTCCTGGGGCCAGGCCGGGCCCGTTGCGAGGACCAGCAGAGACAGCAAGAGGGTTGACAGCTTTTTCATGCAATGAGTTGAGTGGTTCGCTTCAGATCCGCATTCTCCGCCATTCACCTGCTCTGGGTGCGTCTTGCGGGACGACCCCGCAGCCACGCTGGGCGCAAGGCCGGCGAAGACTAGAATTTCCAGAGCGCCCCAGCGCGAACTTCAGGCCCAGGGTGGCTCCACGCGAGCCGGCGGCCTCGCACCAAAATTCTCGGAGATGTTCCCATGTACCAACACATCAAGGTGCCCGCCCAGGGCGAAAAAATCACCGTCAATGCTGACATGTCGCTCAATGTGCCTGACCAGCCCATCGTGCCGTACATCGAAGGCGACGGCACGGGTCTGGACATCACGCCAGTGATGCTCAAGGTGGTCGACGCGGCCGTGGCCAAGGCCTACGGCGGGCAAAAGAAGATCCACTGGATGGAGGTCTACGCCGGCGAGAAGTCGACCCAGGTGTACGGCCCCGACGTGTGGCTGCCCGAAGAAACCCTGACCGCGCTGCGCGAATATGTGGTTTCCATCAAAGGCCCATTGACCACGCCTGTGGGTGGCGGTATCCGCTCGCTCAACGTGGCGCTGCGCCAGGAGCTCGATCTCTACGTCTGTCTGCGCCCGGTGCAGTATTTCAAGGGTGTGCCTTCGCCGCTGAAAGAGCCCGAGAAGACCAACATGGTGATCTTCCGCGAGAACTCGGAAGACATCTACGCGGGTATCGAGTACGAAGCCGAGTCGCCCAAGGCCGTCAAGCTCATCAAGTTCCTGCGCGAGGAGATGGGTGTCACCAAGATCCGTTTCCCGGAGACTTCGGGCATCGGCATCAAGCCGGTGTCGCGCGAAGGTACCGAGCGCCTGGTGCGCAAGGCCATTCAGTACGCGATCGACAACGACAAGCCCAACGTGACCATCGTCCACAAGGGCAACATCATGAAATACACCGAAGGGGGCTTCCGTGACTGGGCTTACGCCCTGGCGCAGAAGGAATTCGGCGCCGAGCTGATCGACGGCGGCCCGTGGTGCAAGTTCAAGAACCCCAGGACCGGACGGGACATCATCGTCAAGGACAGCATCGCCGATGCCTTCCTGCAGCAGATCCTGCTGCGACCGGCCGAATACTCGGTGGTGGCCACGCTCAATCTGAACGGCGACTACATCTCGGACGCCCTGGCTGCCCAGGTCGGCGGCATCGGCATTGCGCCGGGTGCCAACCTGTCCGATACCGTGGCTTGCTTCGAGGCCACCCATGGCACCGCGCCCAAGTACGCCGGCAAAGATTACGTGAACCCCGGCTCCGAAATCCTGTCGGCCGAGATGATGCTGCGCCACATGGGCTGGAAAGAAGCGGCAGACCTGATCATCAGCTCGATCGAGAAGTCGATCGCCAGCAAGAAGGTCACCTACGACTTTGCGCGCCTGATGGAGGGTGCCACCCAGGTGAGCTGCTCCGGTTTTGGTCAGGTGATGATCGAGAACATGTAAGTCATCGCTGGCCAGCTTTCTGGATCCAAAAGCCCCTGGCGCCCGCGCGACAGGGGCTTTTTTCAGTTCGGCTGCGGCTTCTGAGAACCGGTGAAGTTCGCGTTGCCTCCACCCACCGCCCGATAGCGCGAACTACGCCCTCAAAAACCGTCAGCTCTTCGGTTTTGTTTTGGGCTTTCCATTCACAATGAGGCATGGAAACGACCAGCCGTCCGCGTTCTGCCCCTGCCACGGGGCGGGGTGTGGTTTTGCTGGAAGGGCCGTCCCTAATCCCGCGTGGCGAGGTGGGCGGATATGCGCCGCTAGAATGGTTTTCATGGCCACCCAGAACCCCAAAAAACCCGAAAACCCGACGGCGCCTCCCAGCGTCAGCAACGACGAGTCGGTGGTGCTCGAACGGCGCGCCCAGCGCACCCAGCCGCCCCACATGTTTCAGGTGGTTTTACTCAACGACGATTTCACGCCCATGGAGTTCGTGGTGCACGTCATTCAGGAGTTCTTCAGCAAGGACCGTGAAACCGCCACCCAGATCATGCTCAAGATCCATCTTGAAGGAAAAGGCATTTGCGGTGTGTATTCGCGTGATGTGGCCAGCACCAAGGTGGATCAGGTTCTCCAGGCCGCGAGGGCTGCCGGACACCCTCTTCAATGCATGAGTGAGCCAGTTGAATAAAGCACGACGCGCCCCATCTGACCCTCCGAATCAGTTCAATTTGTTTTCCAGACGTTTGCTTATCCGTTCACCCAAGCCCAAAGGACGTGCCCCATGATTGCCCAGGAACTTGAAGTCAGCTTGCATATGGCCTTTGTCGAGGCCCGGCAGCAGCGGCACGAATTCATCACGGTCGAGCACCTGCTGCTGGCGCTGCTGGACAATCCCAGCGCCGCCGAAGTGTTGCGCGCCTGCTCGGCCAACATCGACGACCTCCGCAAGTCCTTGACGAACTTCATCAAGGACAACACTCCCCAGGTGGCCGGCACCGACGAGGTGGACACGCAGCCCACGCTGGGTTTCCAGCGCGTGATCCAGCGCGCCATCATGCATGTGCAGTCCACCGGAAACGGCAAGAAGGAAGTCACTGGCGCCAACGTGCTCGTGGCCATCTTCGGCGAGAAAGACTCACACGCCGTGTACTACCTCCACCAGCAGGGCGTGACCCGCCTGGACGTGGTGAACTTCATCGCGCACGGCATTCGTAAGAGCGATCCGCCCGAGCCGTCCAAGTCGGGCGAGAGCGCCGCCGAGAACGAGGAAGCCGGTGAAGCCAAGAGCAACGAAAAGGCCTCTCCGCTGGAGCAGTTCACCCAGAACCTCAACCAGATGGCCAAGGACGGCAAGATCGATCCGCTCATCGGGCGAGAGTACGAAGTCGAGCGCGTGATCCAGATTCTGTGCCGCCGCCGCAAGAACAACCCGCTGCTGGTGGGTGAGGCCGGCGTGGGCAAGACCGCGATCGCCGAGGGCTTGGCCTGGCGCATCACCCAGGGCGATGTGCCCGAGATCCTGGCCGATTCGAGCGTGTTCTCGCTCGACATGGGCGCTCTGTTGGCCGGCACCAAGTACCGCGGTGATTTCGAGCAGCGCTTGAAAGGTGTTCTCAAGTCGCTCAAGGACCGCCCCAACGCGATCCTGTTCATCGACGAGATCCACACCCTGATCGGTGCGGGCGCGGCTTCGGGCGGCACCCTGGACGCGTCCAACCTGCTCAAGCCGGCGCTCTCCAGCGGCCAGCTCAAGTGCATTGGCGCCACCACCTTCACCGAATACCGCGGCATCTTCGAAAAAGACGCGGCACTCAGCCGCCGCTTCCAGAAGGTGGACGTGGTCGAGCCGACCGTGCAGGAAACGGTGGACATCCTCAAGGGTCTGAAGTCTCGCTTTGAAGAGCACCATGGCGTGAAATACGCCGTGGCCGCCCTGCAGGCCGCGGCCGAACTGAGCGCCAAGTACATCAACGACCGCCACCTGCCCGACAAGGCCATCGACGTGATCGACGAGGCCGGTGCGGCCCAGCGCATCCTGCCGGTGTCCAAGCGCAAGAAAACCATCAGCAAGACCGAGGTCGAGGAAATCGTGGCGAAGATCGCGCGTATTCCCCCGGCCAACGTGTCCAACGACGACCGCAGCAAGCTGCAGACGCTGGAGCGCGATCTCAAGAGCGTGGTGTTCGGTCAGGACAAGGCGCTGGAGATCCTGGCCTCGTCCGTCAAGATGGCGCGTTCGGGCCTGGGCAAGAGCGACAAACCGATCGGCGCCTTCCTGTTCAGTGGCCCCACCGGCGTCGGCAAGACCGAAGCCGCCAAGCAACTGGCCTACATCATGGGTATCGACCTGATCCGCTTCGACATGTCGGAATACATGGAACGCCATGCCGTGAGTCGCCTGATCGGTGCGCCTCCGGGCTACGTCGGCTTCGACCAGGGTGGTCTGCTCACCGAGGCCGTGACCAAGAAGCCCCACTGCGTGCTGCTGCTCGACGAAATCGAGAAAGCGCATCCCGACATCTTCAACGTGCTGCTGCAAGTCATGGACCACGGCACGCTGACCGACAACAACGGGCGCAAGGCCGACTTCCGCAACGTCATCGTGATCATGACGACGAACGCGGGTGCCGAGACCATGAACAAGGCGACCATCGGCTTCACCAACCCGCGCGAAGCGGGTGACGAGATGGCCGACATCAAGCGCCTGTTCACACCCGAGTTCCGCAACCGCCTGGACGCCACGGTGAGCTTCAAGGCGCTGGACGAGAACGTCATCATGCGTGTGGTCGACAAGTTCCTGCTGCAACTGGAAACGCAACTTGGCGAGAAGAAGGTCGAGGTCACGTTCACCGATGCCCTGCGCAAGCACCTGGCCAAGAAGGGTTTCGACCCGCTGATGGGCGCACGCCCGATGCAGCGCCTCATCCAGGACACGATTCGCCGCGCCTTGGCCGACGAACTGCTGTTCGGACGCCTGACAGAAGGTGGCCGCCTGACGGTGGACATCGAGACCAAGCACGATGAAGCAGGCAAGGAAGTGCAGGAAGTTCTGCTGGACATCCAGCCGTTGCCCAAGAAGGAAGGCAAGGCCAAGCCCGAAGAGGCCACGGCGGGCTGAGCCCGTTCTTCTCCCAGACAAAAGGCCCGGTGATCCCGGGCCTTTTGTCTGGTTGCAGCTCGCTCAGGGTGCCGCGAGGTAGGCGGCCCGAATCGCCTCGACGCGCTTGCGGTTCACTCCGAAGTCTTCCTGCCCCAGACGGCTGGCGCTGCGCACCTCGATCACGCCGCCGGCGGGATTGGCCCAGAACTCCACGTCGTCGACGAACTTGAGCCAGCGCGTTTGCGCCTGCGCGTAGAGGTAGTCCGGGCGCTGCTCAACGACGGTCACGTCCTGCATGGCCCGCAGCACGGCTTCCAGAGTCTTGAGCGAGTCGGCAGCGCCGGCACCCTTGAGGGGCAGGGGATCGATGGCTGCGTAAATGCGCTGTGGGTGGTCGGTATAGAGCGCAGCCTGGCTGCTCACGCTGTTGCGGGTGCCGGACGGTGGCTTGAAGCGGCCGTCCTTGATACCGATGTCAGCAGGCCGCTGACCACTCAGCAGGCCCATCTGAGCGGCCACCAGGGCCACCACGACAGCGCCCAGAACGATGTAGAGCGCGATCTTCATGGCCAGGCCCGGGCTCAGCGCTTACCGCCCAACAAACTGCCGAGCACGCCACGCACGATCTGGCGGCCCAGGCCGCTGGCCACGCTGCGCGCCGCCGTCTTGGCCATGGTCTGCACCAGGCCGTCGTACTGGCCGCCGCGCGGACCGGTGCGGCCGAACAAGGCCTCGTTGACCATGCCACCGATGCCGCCTCCGCCAGCTTCGGCCTCCTGTTTCGCAGCGCCGGGAATGCGGGGTGTCTTCGGTGCGTCTTTCGTGGCTTCGGGCTCGGCTTCGGCACCACGTTTGCCTGCGTGGTTGGCGAACATTTCGTAGGCGCTCTCGCGGTCCAGCAGCTTTTCGTACACACCGGCCACCAGGGATTCCTGGCGCAGTTGCTGACGCTGCGCATCGGTGATGGGCCCGAGCTGGCTGCCCGGCGGCAGCACAAAGACGCGCTCGGTTTCACTGGGTCGGCCCTTGGCGTCGAGCAGGCTCACCAGCGCCTCGCCCACGGCCAGCTCGGTGATGGCGGCTTCGATATCCAGCCCGGCCTTGGGTCGCATGGTCTGCGCGGTGGACTTCACGGCCTTCTGATCGCGCGGTGTGAAGGCGCGCAGTGCGTGCTGCACGC includes:
- a CDS encoding NADP-dependent isocitrate dehydrogenase, with amino-acid sequence MSSQQPTIIYTLTDEAPLLATSAFLPIIRTFAAPAGIHVATSDISVAARVLAAFPECLTEAQREPDNLAELGKLTFKPEANIIKLPNISASVSQLVACIKELQAKGYQIPDYPENPKTEEEKALRARYAKCTGSAVNPVLREGNSDRRAPRAVKEYARKNPHSMGEWSQASRSHVSHMHAGDFYHGEKSITLDKARDVKMELVTKSGKTIVLKPKVSLLDREIIDSMFMSKKALLDFYEKEIEDAHKTGVMFSLHVKATMMKVSHPIVFGHCVKIFYKDAFEKHGKLFDELGVNVNNGMVDLYNKIATLPQSKQDEIKRDLHACHEGRPELAMVDSAKGITNFHSPNDVIVDASMPAMIRNSGKMWGADGRLKDVKAVMPESTFARIYQEIINFCKWHGAFDPKTMGTVPNVGLMAQQAEEYGSHDKTFEITEDGVANITDLATGEVLLSQNVEQGDIWRMCQVKDAAIRDWVKLAVSRARNSGMPVVFWLDQYRPHEAQMITKVKMYLHEHNTAGLDIQIMSQVRAMRYTLERVARGLDTISATGNILRDYLTDLFPIMELGTSAKMLSIVPLMAGGGMYETGAGGSAPKHVQQLVEENHLRWDSLGEFLALAVSLEDLGLKTGNLQAKVLAKTLDAATGKLLDNNKNPSPKTGQLDNRGSQFYLALYWAQELAAQADDAALAAKFAPLAKQLADNEQTIVAELAAVQGKPVDIGGYYRPDFDKLEAVMRPSNTFNAALASVQA
- a CDS encoding DUF192 domain-containing protein, with protein sequence MKKLSTLLLSLLVLATGPAWPQETPQLQLPRVTLAAGMHLIQAQVAATPQERAVGLMHRKEMPSNEGMLFAFEQASEQCFWMKNTLLPLTAAFVADDGTIVNLADMQPQTLTSHCSAKPVRFVLEMNKGWFDKRGLKAGAKLSGPPFAR
- the icd gene encoding NADP-dependent isocitrate dehydrogenase codes for the protein MYQHIKVPAQGEKITVNADMSLNVPDQPIVPYIEGDGTGLDITPVMLKVVDAAVAKAYGGQKKIHWMEVYAGEKSTQVYGPDVWLPEETLTALREYVVSIKGPLTTPVGGGIRSLNVALRQELDLYVCLRPVQYFKGVPSPLKEPEKTNMVIFRENSEDIYAGIEYEAESPKAVKLIKFLREEMGVTKIRFPETSGIGIKPVSREGTERLVRKAIQYAIDNDKPNVTIVHKGNIMKYTEGGFRDWAYALAQKEFGAELIDGGPWCKFKNPRTGRDIIVKDSIADAFLQQILLRPAEYSVVATLNLNGDYISDALAAQVGGIGIAPGANLSDTVACFEATHGTAPKYAGKDYVNPGSEILSAEMMLRHMGWKEAADLIISSIEKSIASKKVTYDFARLMEGATQVSCSGFGQVMIENM
- the clpS gene encoding ATP-dependent Clp protease adapter ClpS; amino-acid sequence: MVFMATQNPKKPENPTAPPSVSNDESVVLERRAQRTQPPHMFQVVLLNDDFTPMEFVVHVIQEFFSKDRETATQIMLKIHLEGKGICGVYSRDVASTKVDQVLQAARAAGHPLQCMSEPVE